The Macaca fascicularis isolate 582-1 chromosome 12, T2T-MFA8v1.1 genome has a segment encoding these proteins:
- the LOC107126870 gene encoding uncharacterized protein, with product MTQLSSRPSTTNYNPTVCLMARSYLHLNSSKETGVQAAQRGSLQTERGVRQRVARVWLRRGEVRGDERGWAAGACWPRPSPRAERFRRGSGRFEDQGQTVPLARVPGEAAVGQGPLYLKRTGDSHGPAARASQARRKGWGRPGPEGTGR from the coding sequence ATGACACAGCTTTCTTCCCGACCGTCCACAACTAATTACAACCCAACTGTTTGCCTAATGGCCCGTTCCTACCTCCACCTAAACAGTAGTAAAGAAACGGGGGTACAAGCAGCCCAAAGAGGGTCCTTGCAGACAGAGAGGGGCGTCAGGCAGAGGGTCGCGAGGGTCTGGCTGCGCAGGGGAGAGGTTCGGGGCGACGAGCGGGGCTGGGCGGCTGGGGCCTGCTGGCCGCGTCCCTCGCCCCGAGCGGAGAGATTTCGGCGGGGCTCGGGGCGCTTTGAAGACCAGGGCCAGACAGTGCCTCTGGCCCGGGTGCCGGGAGAGGCAGCGGTGGGGCAAGGCCCGCTGTATCTCAAACGGACCGGGGACAGCCACGGGCCGGCAGCTCGGGCCTCTCAGGCACGGAGGAAAGGCTGGGGGCGCCCGGGGCCTGAAGGAACAGGGCGTTGA